The following proteins are encoded in a genomic region of Neomonachus schauinslandi chromosome 7, ASM220157v2, whole genome shotgun sequence:
- the RPS23 gene encoding 40S ribosomal protein S23, with translation MGKCRGLRTARKLRSHRRDQKWHDKQYKKAHLGTALKANPFGGASHAKGIVLEKVGVEAKQPNSAIRKCVRVQLIKNGKKITAFVPNDGCLNFIEENDEVLVAGFGRKGHAVGDIPGVRFKVVKVANVSLLALYKGKKERPRS, from the exons ATGG gcaaGTGTCGCGGTCTCCGTACTGCCAGGAAGCTCCGCAGCCACCGACGAGATCAGAAGTGGCATGATAAACAGTACAAAAAAGCCCATTTGGGCACAGCCCTGAAGGCCAACCCTTTTGGGGGCGCTTCCCATGCAAAAGGAATTGTGCTGGAAAAAGT AGGAGTTGAAGCCAAGCAGCCAAATTCTGCCATCAGGAAGTGTGTCAGGGTCCAGCTGATCAAGAATGGCAAAAAAATCACAGCCTTTGTACCCAATGATGGTTGTTTGAATTTTATTGAG GAAAATGATGAGGTTCTGGTTGCTGGATTTGGTCGCAAAGGTCACGCTGTCGGTGACATTCCTGGAGTTCGCTTTAAGGTTGTCAAAGTAGCCAATGTCTCTCTTTTGGCCTTATacaaaggcaagaaggaaagaCCAAGATCATAA